The genomic DNA TGAGAGGTAGCGAAAAATGAAGCATATTTTGGTGGTCGAAGATGATCCAATCATCAATCAAGTTATTTGTGAATTTTTGAAAGAGAATAAGTATCAGGTGACATCTGTTTTTGATGGACAGGATGCCTTAGACCAAGTTGCTTCAGCAGACTTTGACTTGCTTATCTTGGATATTATGCTCCCGAGTGTCAATGGAATTGATGTCCTAAAAAGGGTGCGTCAAACTTCCCAAGTGCCTATCATGATGCTGACGGCAGTTGATGATGAATACACGCAGCTGGTCAGCTTTAATCATCTTATCAGTGATTATGTGGTCAAGCCCTTTTCACCTCTCATCTTGTTGAAGCGTGTGGAAAATATCCTACGTCAAGAGGTACAAAAAAGCTCATCTGATAGCCTTTATCATTTAGATTATGATAATAGTGCCTTGGTCTATGAGGGAGAGAGAATTATCCTGACCAAGAAAGAGTATGCCATATTGACGGTTTTGATAAAGTATCAAGGTCGGTTGGTGACACGGGAGCAGTTGATGAATACAGTCTGGGGTTACAGCGAGCTAGACAGTCGTGTTTTGGATAATCACATCAAAAATATTCGCAAAAAATGCCCTCAGCTACCCTTGCAAACCATGACAGGCATGGGCTACAAATTGGGAGAGGGCTAGTATGAAACTGACAAGTAAAAATTTTTTGGTTATCAATGGCTTAATTTTTTCAGTTATTACGGTGACTCTGGCTATCTTGTATATTTTCATGCCTGTCTACTATGAAGAGGTCAGGGTTGATCAAGTAAAGGAAGCAGTTGACAAGGTTCAGCAAAATTTAGATGGACAGGATAAGGAAGAGGTGCTAAAGCGTCTAACGACTTTGGATAATCAAGATTTGCCCTTTAGTCTCTATCTGTTTGAGGGAGAGACAGTCGTCTATCCTTATGTTGATAGGAACAATACCAACAGTGACCAACCTTTAAATGACTTTGAAATCACTGTTTCTTCCCCACCAGTGGAGGGCGAGATACGAAGTCTGCGTCAAAAGATTGTGACTAAAGATGGGCAAGAAATAACCTTAGAAGCTCAATATTCTCTGCAACCTATCTCTGATGCTAGCCGTGTTTTGCTAGCTATTTATCCAGTCATTTTAGTAATAGCCTTGGTGATTGGGACTATTGTAGCTTATATATACAGTCGTTCATCAACCAAACGTATTAAACTCTTATCTAAGACAAGCAGACAGATGCTTAGTCTAAAGGAGGGATTGTCTTGTCAACTAGAGGGAAAAGATGAGATTGCCGAGTTGAGTCGAGATATTACCAGTATGTATCAGCAATTGCGACAAACCGTGGTTAGGCTAGAGGTCGAAATTGAAAAGACTGCTTTGAGCGAGCGTTCAAAGGAGGAGTTTTTACGGATCACCTCGCATGAGTTGAAAACTCCCATTACCAGTATGATGGGCATTGTAGATGGCATGCTACTGGGGGTTGGTGATTTTAAAAATAGGGACTATTACCTCAAAGAGTGTCGTCGTATCTTGGAAGAGCAATCTCAGTTGGTTCAAGATATTTTAACCATTTCCAAGATTGATATGGCAGACTTTTTGGATACTAAGTATTGGGAGACTTACGCCATGACAAGATTTTTGGAGGAGCAGTTACCTACTTACCAATTATTGGCAAAGATGAAAGGTTATGAGTTCGACTATGCTCTTTCTGAGGTGACGGTTGAGGCTAATAGGATTTATCTAGAGAAAGCCTTGAAAAATATTATCGATAATGCCTTTCAGTACACCAGGCCTGAGGGGAAGATTAGGATTCAGTTGACTGAGAAGCACTTGGTTGTGGAAAATCAAGCTCAGACTCTCCTGAGTGATTCGGACTTGAGCAAGGTTTTTGAGCCTTTTTATCGACCAGATTATAGTCGTAATCGTAAGGACGGTGGCACGGGCTTGGGACTCTATATTGTCCAGAAAATTTTAAGTAGGCATAAATTTAACTACCGCTTAGAAAATACAGATGACGGTTGGGTTAGGTTTACCCTAGATTGGTAGAATGATTGAGCTGACCTATACGATGAGAGGAGAAAAGTATGGAAATGATTAAGAGAAATAGGAAAAGCTGGCAAGCAAAGATTTTGTATATTGCGAAAGTATTAGTTATCATCACGGTCTTGTCTCTACTAGCAGCTGTCCTATCATCAGTATTTTTAGCCTTTGTTGGTCATTTAGTTCCAGAAAATAGCCCTAGCTTTAGACTATGGACCAATCTGACCTTTGCGTTTACAAGTCTGGTTGTGATGATTTGGGTTCGTTATGGTGAAAAGACTCCTTTATCTAGTCTTGGTCTGATTCGGAAGAAAGCTCTTAGGCAATTAGCGGCTGGCTGGGGACTGGGTGCCACCTTTTACACTATCTATATTGGTTTGATGATTCTTTTTGGGCATTTTCAGATTGCTAGCATTCAAGTCAATCCACAACTTTTGTTTCAATCTTGTCTCTGGTTGCTTGTCTGGCTAGTACAATCTCATGCTGAAGAAGTTAGCATGCGTGGCTGGCTATTTAGCCGCCTTAGCAGAGAGTTGTCAGTAGTAGCATCAGTTGTGCTATCTTCCTTGTATTTTATGATTTTGCATTTTGGCAGTGGCTACTTTGACCTGATGAGAATGCTAGACTTGTTTTTATTTGGTATTTTTGCCTGTCTAGTTTACTTATACCAAGGAAGTATTTGGGCTATTAGCGGTTTTCATGCAGCTTGGAATTTTTTTGATGTCACCGTATTTGCTCCTCTTGAAGATGGGGTATCTGACAGTATGGTTTATCTCAAAAATACGAGTTCTGGTAATCTTGACCTTATTAACGACGGCACGGGGCTATCTCTTGTCATGCACACTCTTGCCATACTTTACTTAGTGCATAGAATTCGCCAAAGAAAGGGAGTTTAATAATGAGCGAAAACCTTAGCTAAGGTCGTTAACTTATACTTAGCCTGATGAACGTTTTGATACTGACTTTGTCAATCCCACTCTAAAAGCTATTTGCATGTTTGCAGCCAAGTTAGTTTGTTGTATAAAGTCAGCTGAGTATTTCTAAAATCATGAAAAAAAAACGAGCAAATAGACATTTATAAAAATGATTATTTGCTCGTTTTTTTATCGTTGGAAACAATTATCTAAGTTGTTTTTCTTTAATGTAATCAATCAATTGGCAGGTTAGGTCGTATCTCATGAATGGAGTGATGAGATAGATGCCTTTGAAATATTTTAGAGCTTGATCAATCAAGTCTTTAGTGGATTTCATGGCAAATGCTTGGCAGGCAATAGGATCGTCTTTGAGGTCTTCTAACTGAGCTAGAAAACTTTCAGAGAGTTGGATGCCAGGGACTTCGTTGTGAAGAAAGACGGCGTTGTTATAGCTGGTAATGGGCATGATGCCTACAAAAAATGGGGTATCGTAAGGCTGGATGACTTTGGCCAATTGCTCAAATTTGCTGGCATCAAAGATAGGCTGGGTTATGAAATAGTCGGCACCTGCTGCGATTTTCTTTTCAATCAAGCGCGTGGTTCGGTCTATATTTTTAACATTAGGATTGTAAGCAGCAGCAACGGTAAAATCAGTTTGCTGACGTAGGCTTGCACCACTATAAGATTGACCTTGATTGAGTTGTTTAATCAAGGTTAATAGTTTAAAAGAATTGACATCATAAACACTCGTAGCTCCAGGGAAATCACCGATAGTTGACGGGTCTCCAGTAATAGCCAAGATATTATGAAAACCTAGTAAATCTAGTCCCATAAGTCGAGATTGTAAACCGATAAGATTGTGGTCTCGTCCTGTCAAATGTAGCAGTAGCGGTGTTTGAATGCTATCTTTCAGATAACTGGCAATACTGAGGTTGCAAATTCTAGTATTTGCCAAGGAATTGTCAGCTAAGGTAATAGCACCAATGTCTTTTTTATCAAGTGCTTGGATGGCTTCCTGAAATTTAGCGATGTCTAGTGTCTTTGGCGGGTCTAATTCAGTGATGATAGTGACCTCTTTTTTAACCTTATCAACAAGGGTTTCCTCTTGCCTAACTCTCTTGATGAGGTCTTCCTCGGTGACAGTAGGGGTGATGAGCTTACGCGCAATAGGTTTTAGATTCTTAACCGCTTTTTTAACTTCATGGATATGCTCAGGTGTTGTTCCGCAACAGCCACCGATAACTCGCACGCCCTCGGCGACCAGAAGTTCCGCAGATTTTCCAAAATAACTAGCGTTTGAGCTGAATTGGTATTGCTGGGTTTCAGCGTCAATGGCAAGGAGACTGGCATTAGGATAGACTGCCAGATAGGACTGGGCAAATAGTGGCACCTGCTTGAGGGACTGTATCATGTGATAAGGTCCAAAGTGACAGTTG from Streptococcus oriscaviae includes the following:
- a CDS encoding sensor histidine kinase, which produces MKLTSKNFLVINGLIFSVITVTLAILYIFMPVYYEEVRVDQVKEAVDKVQQNLDGQDKEEVLKRLTTLDNQDLPFSLYLFEGETVVYPYVDRNNTNSDQPLNDFEITVSSPPVEGEIRSLRQKIVTKDGQEITLEAQYSLQPISDASRVLLAIYPVILVIALVIGTIVAYIYSRSSTKRIKLLSKTSRQMLSLKEGLSCQLEGKDEIAELSRDITSMYQQLRQTVVRLEVEIEKTALSERSKEEFLRITSHELKTPITSMMGIVDGMLLGVGDFKNRDYYLKECRRILEEQSQLVQDILTISKIDMADFLDTKYWETYAMTRFLEEQLPTYQLLAKMKGYEFDYALSEVTVEANRIYLEKALKNIIDNAFQYTRPEGKIRIQLTEKHLVVENQAQTLLSDSDLSKVFEPFYRPDYSRNRKDGGTGLGLYIVQKILSRHKFNYRLENTDDGWVRFTLDW
- a CDS encoding CPBP family intramembrane glutamic endopeptidase; translation: MEMIKRNRKSWQAKILYIAKVLVIITVLSLLAAVLSSVFLAFVGHLVPENSPSFRLWTNLTFAFTSLVVMIWVRYGEKTPLSSLGLIRKKALRQLAAGWGLGATFYTIYIGLMILFGHFQIASIQVNPQLLFQSCLWLLVWLVQSHAEEVSMRGWLFSRLSRELSVVASVVLSSLYFMILHFGSGYFDLMRMLDLFLFGIFACLVYLYQGSIWAISGFHAAWNFFDVTVFAPLEDGVSDSMVYLKNTSSGNLDLINDGTGLSLVMHTLAILYLVHRIRQRKGV
- a CDS encoding response regulator transcription factor; amino-acid sequence: MKHILVVEDDPIINQVICEFLKENKYQVTSVFDGQDALDQVASADFDLLILDIMLPSVNGIDVLKRVRQTSQVPIMMLTAVDDEYTQLVSFNHLISDYVVKPFSPLILLKRVENILRQEVQKSSSDSLYHLDYDNSALVYEGERIILTKKEYAILTVLIKYQGRLVTREQLMNTVWGYSELDSRVLDNHIKNIRKKCPQLPLQTMTGMGYKLGEG
- a CDS encoding bifunctional homocysteine S-methyltransferase/methylenetetrahydrofolate reductase; its protein translation is MSDLLEKLKNKVLVADGAMGTLLYSYGLDTCHEAYNLTHPEQILAIHEAYIKAGADIIQTNTYGAQRHRLTEYGYDNDIVTINQKAVDLARQAAGDKVFVLGTIGASRGRKRCPLDLEQILEETKEQVQALLSTEKLDGLLFETYYDSEELLAVLDMVRPLTNLPILTNIALHEPGITENGRPLVELMSQLVMKGADIVGLNCHFGPYHMIQSLKQVPLFAQSYLAVYPNASLLAIDAETQQYQFSSNASYFGKSAELLVAEGVRVIGGCCGTTPEHIHEVKKAVKNLKPIARKLITPTVTEEDLIKRVRQEETLVDKVKKEVTIITELDPPKTLDIAKFQEAIQALDKKDIGAITLADNSLANTRICNLSIASYLKDSIQTPLLLHLTGRDHNLIGLQSRLMGLDLLGFHNILAITGDPSTIGDFPGATSVYDVNSFKLLTLIKQLNQGQSYSGASLRQQTDFTVAAAYNPNVKNIDRTTRLIEKKIAAGADYFITQPIFDASKFEQLAKVIQPYDTPFFVGIMPITSYNNAVFLHNEVPGIQLSESFLAQLEDLKDDPIACQAFAMKSTKDLIDQALKYFKGIYLITPFMRYDLTCQLIDYIKEKQLR